From the genome of Pukyongia salina, one region includes:
- the lptE gene encoding LptE family protein — translation MKIILRPFLFVFFAAIFMQGCKVNYSFTGADTGNARTFQVNYFQNNAPLVEPGAARDFTILLQDLILNQTSLDLVNNDGDLIYEGEIVQFYTSPITATSQSTAAQNRLTVAINVRFINTDDDTKDFEQRFSFYYDYDGQTQLTGSQLDDALAIIFERITQDVFNASLANW, via the coding sequence ATGAAAATAATCCTTCGTCCATTCTTGTTTGTTTTTTTTGCCGCCATTTTCATGCAGGGATGTAAAGTGAATTATTCGTTCACAGGAGCAGATACCGGAAATGCGAGGACCTTTCAGGTTAATTATTTTCAGAATAATGCCCCCTTAGTAGAACCCGGAGCGGCAAGGGATTTTACAATCCTTTTGCAGGACCTCATCCTCAATCAGACCAGTCTCGATCTGGTAAACAATGATGGCGACCTAATCTATGAAGGGGAGATCGTCCAGTTTTATACCTCCCCTATCACGGCTACCTCCCAGAGTACGGCTGCTCAAAACAGGCTTACGGTAGCTATTAATGTTCGGTTTATCAATACAGACGACGACACTAAGGACTTCGAGCAGCGCTTCTCCTTCTATTACGATTACGACGGCCAGACTCAGCTTACCGGTTCTCAACTGGATGACGCGCTGGCTATAATATTTGAACGCATAACACAGGATGTATTTAATGCCTCCCTGGCCAACTGGTAA
- a CDS encoding sigma-54 interaction domain-containing protein gives MENVQAIKQRFGIIGNDPKLNRAVEKAIQVAPTDISVLVTGESGVGKESIPKIIHSLSHRKHGKYIAVNCGAIPEGTIDSELFGHEKGAFTGATATRSGYFEVADGGTIFLDEVGELPLPTQVRLLRVLENGEFLKVGSSKAQKTDVRIVAATNVNMIQAIEKGKFREDLYYRLSTVDIHLPPLRERSEDIHLLFRKFASDFAQKYKMPTIRLEEDAVALLLQYRWSGNIRQLRNVAEQISVLEQERNISYQTLRSYLPDIGSNLPAVISKKRESDFSSEREILYKVLFDMQRDVNDLKKLTLELMNSGNASDVKEEQSTLIKKIYSEDKDHEETLASFVEDDDADQQDVEVLSIPESVSEANKANYDFAEEIQEEENLSLQEKELELIKKSLEKYNGKRKDAAEELGISERTLYRKIKQYNL, from the coding sequence ATGGAAAACGTACAGGCAATAAAACAACGATTTGGAATTATAGGGAACGACCCTAAATTGAATCGTGCCGTAGAAAAAGCCATACAGGTGGCTCCTACGGATATCTCTGTACTTGTTACGGGTGAAAGCGGTGTTGGGAAAGAGAGTATCCCTAAGATCATTCATTCACTTTCGCATAGAAAACACGGCAAGTATATCGCAGTGAACTGTGGTGCTATCCCCGAAGGAACTATCGACAGTGAACTGTTTGGCCATGAAAAAGGAGCCTTCACAGGAGCCACTGCTACACGTAGCGGTTATTTTGAAGTAGCCGATGGCGGAACCATCTTCCTGGATGAAGTGGGTGAGCTACCGCTACCTACGCAAGTTCGATTACTTCGTGTACTTGAAAACGGCGAATTCCTGAAAGTGGGATCCTCGAAAGCACAAAAGACTGATGTCCGGATCGTCGCCGCCACCAACGTGAATATGATCCAGGCCATAGAAAAAGGAAAATTTAGAGAAGATCTTTATTACCGCTTGAGTACGGTCGATATTCACTTGCCCCCATTACGGGAACGTTCGGAAGATATTCATCTCCTATTCAGAAAATTTGCTTCAGATTTTGCCCAGAAATATAAAATGCCAACCATTAGGCTTGAGGAGGATGCCGTTGCCTTATTGCTTCAATATCGCTGGAGCGGAAATATCAGGCAGCTGCGTAACGTGGCCGAACAAATTTCGGTATTGGAACAAGAAAGAAATATCTCTTATCAAACATTACGCAGTTATTTACCAGATATTGGCAGCAATCTGCCTGCGGTGATCAGTAAAAAACGAGAAAGCGATTTTAGCAGTGAACGTGAGATCTTATATAAGGTTTTGTTCGACATGCAACGCGATGTGAACGACCTGAAGAAACTCACACTGGAATTGATGAACAGCGGGAATGCTTCCGATGTGAAGGAAGAACAGTCCACCCTCATCAAAAAGATCTATAGTGAAGACAAAGATCATGAGGAGACCCTGGCCTCTTTTGTTGAAGATGACGATGCAGACCAGCAGGACGTGGAAGTATTGAGTATTCCGGAATCTGTTTCAGAAGCAAATAAAGCTAATTATGATTTTGCTGAAGAGATCCAGGAAGAAGAGAATTTATCCCTTCAGGAAAAAGAACTGGAACTCATCAAGAAATCGCTGGAAAAGTACAACGGTAAACGAAAGGATGCCGCCGAAGAACTGGGCATCTCTGAAAGAACCTTGTATCGGAAAATAAAACAATATAACTTGTAG
- the miaB gene encoding tRNA (N6-isopentenyl adenosine(37)-C2)-methylthiotransferase MiaB, which produces MTEEKKIDENKQGEALLLESQQGNTRKLYIESYGCQMNFSDSEIVASILAKQGYNTTQHLEEADLVLVNTCSIRDKAEQTVRKRLEKYNAVKRTNPNMKVGVLGCMAERLKSKFLEEEKIVDMVVGPDAYKDLPNLLEEVEAGRDAVNVILSKEETYGDISPVRLGGNGVTAFVSITRGCDNMCTFCVVPFTRGRERSRDPQSILSEVNDLAKKGYKEITLLGQNVDSYLWYGGGLKKDFKNASEIQRATATNFANLLDMVAMAQPHMRIRFSTSNPQDMTEDVLHSMARHKNICNYIHLPVQSGSTRILKEMNRQHTREEYMALIDKIREIIPDCAISQDMITGFPTETEEDHRDTLSLMEYVKYDFGFMFMYSERPGTMAARKLEDDIPLEVKKRRLTEIVDLQQQHSAYRTKQFVGQTLEVLIEKESKKSDQHWSGRTQYNTVAVFPKENYKVGDLVMVKVDDCTSATLLGNAINYSEAI; this is translated from the coding sequence ATGACAGAAGAAAAGAAAATAGACGAAAATAAGCAGGGTGAGGCCCTTTTGCTGGAATCACAGCAAGGCAATACGCGTAAATTATATATAGAAAGCTATGGCTGCCAGATGAATTTCTCGGATAGCGAGATCGTTGCATCGATCCTTGCCAAACAAGGATATAATACAACTCAACATCTGGAAGAGGCCGATCTTGTTTTAGTGAACACATGTTCTATCAGAGACAAAGCAGAGCAAACCGTACGGAAACGGCTGGAGAAATACAATGCCGTTAAACGAACCAACCCAAATATGAAGGTGGGGGTTCTGGGTTGTATGGCCGAACGCCTGAAAAGCAAGTTTCTCGAAGAAGAGAAGATCGTCGATATGGTTGTGGGGCCCGATGCCTATAAAGATCTTCCAAACTTATTGGAAGAAGTAGAAGCCGGTAGAGACGCAGTGAATGTGATCCTTTCGAAAGAAGAGACCTATGGAGATATTTCTCCGGTGCGGTTAGGAGGAAACGGAGTAACTGCCTTCGTAAGTATCACCCGTGGTTGCGATAATATGTGCACCTTCTGTGTAGTACCTTTCACAAGAGGAAGAGAACGAAGCCGGGATCCACAGAGCATCCTGTCCGAAGTTAATGACCTCGCTAAAAAAGGCTACAAAGAAATAACACTGTTAGGACAAAACGTTGATAGTTACCTGTGGTACGGAGGCGGCTTGAAGAAAGATTTTAAAAATGCTTCTGAAATTCAGCGAGCCACCGCTACCAATTTCGCGAATTTACTCGATATGGTTGCGATGGCCCAGCCTCACATGAGAATACGTTTCTCTACAAGTAACCCACAGGATATGACCGAAGATGTGCTTCACAGTATGGCGAGACATAAGAATATCTGTAATTATATTCACCTTCCTGTGCAGAGCGGTAGCACCCGCATCCTGAAAGAAATGAACAGACAGCATACCCGGGAGGAATATATGGCACTAATAGATAAAATACGTGAGATCATTCCGGATTGTGCCATATCTCAGGATATGATCACGGGTTTCCCTACTGAAACGGAAGAAGATCACCGGGACACCCTCTCCCTGATGGAATATGTAAAATACGATTTCGGATTTATGTTCATGTATTCGGAAAGACCCGGAACCATGGCCGCGCGAAAACTGGAGGACGATATTCCTCTGGAAGTTAAGAAGCGAAGATTGACCGAGATCGTCGATCTTCAGCAACAACACTCAGCCTACCGGACTAAACAATTTGTGGGGCAAACCCTGGAAGTATTAATAGAAAAGGAGTCGAAAAAAAGTGACCAGCACTGGAGTGGACGTACCCAGTATAATACAGTTGCAGTCTTTCCGAAGGAAAATTATAAAGTGGGAGACCTGGTAATGGTTAAAGTAGACGATTGTACCAGTGCTACTCTTTTAGGTAATGCTATAAATTATTCTGAAGCAATTTAA